TCGTATATAACCCAAGTGATGTTGCGCCTCGTTTTCGGGCAACTCGGTCGGCATAGCAAACAAGTTGCCTGGCGATACCCTGTCGGCGAAACTCGTTGAGGACAGCTAGTCCCACTATCCGAAGGACATCTTCTTCTGAGTAGAGGCCTATCACACCTACGTTCTGACCTTCGACTGTAGCGATTACATCAATGCGATCTCCACCAATGTTTCCTATCGGGTCTCGACTTCGATCATCTATGGGGCGATAGATGTGCCGAACTGTTGCAAATGCCTTTTCTCGGATTTCGTTCGCGAGGGTCTGATCGTTCACGGTAGTTTGGCGAACGGAAATCAGCAATGCATTTGCTCCAAAATTCTACTGCAGCACCGGTAATTCGTTCGGTTTTCGTTCAGGACGCTGCGGTGGTTCCGCATCGTCAAAACGTTGATCCGTATCGAGGTCGACGATGGGCCGGTTTTTCTTAGGAGCCCCGAACAAGGTCAGTTTGGCCGTTTCCATCAGTCCGCGTAGCGAAGAGAACGTGGCATCCACGGCACTTGGTTCATAGCCGCTGTGGACCATGCAATTGGCACACTTGGGGTTGCCACTTTTCGTGCCGTAGTTGTCCCACTCGACGGCTTCCAACAGTTCGGCAAAGGTTTGTGTGTGCCCTTCGTCGACCAGATAGCAGGGCTTCTGCCAGCCGAAGATGTTGTAGGTCGGGTTGCCCCAGGGGGTGCATTCGAGGTCGTAGTTCCCCTTGAGGAACTCGACGAACAGAGGGCTTTGATTGAACTGCCAGGCCTTCTTGGGTGCTGACAGGATCTCGCGGAACAGGCGATACGTTTGATTTCGTTTCAGGAAGTGATCCTGGTCCGGTGCCTTCTCGTAGCTGTAGCCAGGGGAAAGCATCATCCCTTCAACGCCCAACGCCATCATCTCGTCGAAGAAGCCTCGAATGCGTTCCGGCTTGGCTCCATCGAACAGTGTGGTGTTGGTCGTAACGCGAAAGCCTTGCTTGAGGGCTGCTTTGATCGCGCTAACGGCGATGTCGTACGTTCCTTCCCGGCAGACGGCATGGTCGTGCTCTTCACGAGGACCATCCATGTGAACCGAAAAGGTGAGGTACTTGCTCGGCGTGAACTGCGAAAGGGACTTCTCCAGCTTCAATGCGTTCGTGCAGAGGTAAATGTACTTCTTGCGTTTGACCAGCCCTTGAACGATCTCCGGCATCTGCGGGTGCAGAAGAGGTTCGCCGCCGGGAATACTGACAATCGGAGCTCCGCATTCGTCCACGGCCTGAAAGCATTGTTCCGGGGTGAGCTGTTTGCGCAGGATTTCGACTGGGAACTGAATCTTCCCGCAGCCGGCGCACGCCAGGTTACAGCGGAACAGGGGTTCCAGCATGAGCACCAGTGGGTAACGCTTACGACCTAGCAGCTTTTGTTTGAGGACGTACGACGCGACGGTCCACATTTGCGAGATAGGGACACTCATCGCGATCCTTCTTTCATTTCACTCGTTTTCTTCGCCCATGTGGCCAAGGCCAGCAGCGGGAAGTAAATGCGGTAATAGTGGTAGCGGAGATAGAAGACCTGGGGGAAGCCAGTGCCGGTGTAAGGCGCTTCGTCCCAGGTGCCATCTTCCTTCTGCGTGGAAAGCAGGTAGTTGATCCCCTTGCGAACGGCATCGCTATCTTCGTGCCCCGCCGCAGTCAGCCCCAGCAGCGCCCAGGCCGTTTGCGATGGGGTCGGGGTGCCGATTCCTTTGAGGTTGGGGTTCTCATAGCTGTCGCACGTCTCGCCCCAGGCCCCGCATTGCTGCTGGGTATCGATCAGCCACTGGGCACCCCGCCGAACCGCTTCGTCATCGGTCGGAATGCCCACGGCTGTCAGGCCCACCAGGCACTGCCAAGTGCCATAGACATAATTGACGCCCCAGCGACCAAACCACGAGCCATCTTCGTACTGGTTATCTCGGATGTAGGTGATCGCTTTGCGAACGACGTCACCCAACTTACCGCGACTGTGCTGAGTTACGCCGAGAAGGCCGTACGCTTCGATCACGCGGGCCGACAAATCGGGCCAACTCGGGTCGATCATGGCGTTATGATCGGCGAAGGGGACCTTGCACAGGAACTCGGCGTCGTTGTTCTTATCGAACGCTCCCCAGCCGCCGTCGTGGTTCTGCATCTCAGCGCTCCAGGCCAACGCTCGCTTGGTGGCACCAGAGACTTTATCGAGCAGCAAGGCCTGGTTGACGGCGTCTTCAGCCGAGACCTTGTTCGAGGTCGTCACGATCGTGGTGTTTTCCCACGATTGGCCTGGATGCACTTCCAGCGAAACGCCACACTCGGCCAACTGTTCTTGCAGGGCCATCAACGCCATCGCCGTGTCGTCGAGATCGGGATAGAACTCGTTGTTGAATTCAAAGTACCACCCGCCTGGCTCGCAGCGGACGTTGTTGGTCCAGTCTCCCTGGTCTCGGACTTCCTTGGAAAGCATCCAGTCGATCGCTTTCCGCATCCGGGGCTCGTCGGCCCCATGTCGGGAAGCGGCCAACGCTCGCAGGGTGATCGTCGTGTCCCAGACGGGGCTTTTGCACGGCTGAATACGTGTTGTCTGGTTCTCGTCATCATGGAGCATTAGCTTGTCGATCTCGTTCCAGCAGAACTGGACTGCTTCGTGATCGTCGTCATAGCCAAGTGCTTTGAAGGCGACGATGCTCCAGAGAACAGGCGGGAAGATGGCCCCCAGACCATCGCTCTTGGGCATGCGATCGAGGACCCACTTTTCGCACAGCTTAAGTGCTCGCGAGCGTAGTGGACGAAGACGCAGTTTCTCGATCTGCTTCAGGAAGCTATCTGCCGTGCGGAAGAAGCGATCCCAGGTGAACAGACCTTTCGCTTTCTCTTGCCCTGGACAGCGAAGTTCCGGCCATTGGTGCGGCGGATTGATGAACAGTTCTTTGATCGAGTACTCTTCCGAGCGATCGACGACCGGTCGCAGTGCCCAGCAGATGGCCAGCGGAATGAAGATCGTGCGCGACCAACTGCTCATGCGGTAGATGTTCAGAGGGAACCAGTTGGGCAGCAGGATCATCTCGGGTGGAATGGCCGGACAGATCTCCATCGGGATCTGCCCCAGAAGAGCCAGATACAACCGGGTGAAGCTGTTCACGGCATCGGCCCCGCCTGCTTCCAGGATCGCATCGCGGGCTTTGACCATGTAATCGGCCGATGGTTTGTGTCCCGTCAGCTTCAGGGCGAAGTAAGCTTTGACGCTCGAACTGATGTCGATCTTCGCTTCCGGGTACTGAGCCCAGGTACCATCTTCTCGCTGCTGCTCGTGCAGCTTCTTGGAGACCCGCTTGGCGATGTCCGATTCTTCGCGACCGGCCCAGGCCAGCAGTAGCAGGAACTCGCTTTGCAGGATGGAATCCCCTTCCAACTCGGCACACCAGTATCCCTCTGCGGCTTGCTGTGAGAGAAGCCAGTTCGAGGTCCGCTCCATCGCAGTGGCAATTGTGGGAGCGTTACCGGCACGCTGCGACGCATCGCCGTCGGGGCACCGGTCTCGGGCGAGTGAGGAGGATCCATCCATCATGGCTAATTCATTGCCGACTAAGGGGGAAAATCGGTTTGTCCAAGCCTTCAGCCTAAGCCAGAACGACAAACGGAGCAAGCCAGACCTACGGGCCACTTGCCGGCAACACGCGATAAATGACCACTGTGGGGTTCTCTGGATTGCCTAGTTGATACTCGGCCGGCTCCAGGATGCCCTGGCTCTCCATTTGCGCAAACAATTCGCGGGTAACATCACTGGGAAAACCGTAGTTTCCCGGGCTGCGGAAACGCTCGATTTCGCCCCAGTGAACGTAGATCCATGCGATATTGGCTTCTGCCAGGTGAGCCTGACGCTGCTGCTTGGTCATGTCGACCAACTGCTGCATCGTCGAGTCGTTGAAGCAGGTGTGGTAGAAGACCGGCGGCTGTAAGTAAAAGAGTGCCGCATCTCCCGTTGCCAGAACGGCATCGCCCGGGGGAACGTTCTCGTTTAGAAAAGCGACTGCCTCCGAAGTGTGAGACTTGGCGAGGGCGTCGAGGGAGACGAACACCCTCGGATCGAGCTTGATCGACTGGGTTTGATTCACCAGCATGAACCCGACCAGCAAGCCAAGCCCCAGCCAAATGCGTAGAGCCACCCTTCCGGCCACAAACGGAGCAAGCTTCTGAGCTCCGATGCCCGCCAACAAGCAGCCCAGCGGTATCGCCGGAATGAGAAAACGTTCTAGACGGTGCGATAATCCCCACCACACGATCCAGCACACGGCCAGCAAGACTACCAGTGGGATGACAAGCTTTCGATCGTGGTAAAAGAGCCCGCAGATGGCCAACGGAACGATAATCATCCCGGCCCAGGGGCTGCGGCCGAATGGTGTCATGATTCCACTGAATAGTTGGTTGATGGAATAGCGGTTGCCGTCGGCATTCTTGGGAACCTGGTGCGCACGATTCCACTGCTGGATCTGATCTTCCGAGCGGACGTCGGTCGGAAAGACGTTGCCTGCCAGGGGAAAGACAGGGTTGCCGGTATCAATCGCGTTTCGCATCAGCCACGGGGAAATGGCCACCGTGACGGCGACCACATGCATCACCAGCAATCGCCAATCGGTACGAACGGCGAAGATCCACAGGCCGAAAACCGGCAGCACCACCACCAGCAGGGCAGGGTACTTCACGCTGAATGCCATGCCGGCCATCAGTCCAGAAAGGATTGCCAGCCCGTCACGGTGTTCTTCTTTGGAGGGGTCGTTCAAAACGATCAGCACAGGATACGTAGCTGCCAGGGTGAAGAACGCCCAGACGCCGTCGACCAGCCCGGTTCCACTTTGGTAGGTGAGCCAAGGAACCGCAATCGCCGCAAGTGCCGCGGCGCGGCCACCCCAGACCCCAATCAATCGTTTGCCGGCTCCATACAAAAGACCTGCCGTTAGCAGCGTGAACAGACCGATGATCAGCTTGCCCACCAATGCCCCAGTCAGCCAGCCCTGTGGGCCGGTTAGGAAGATCATCGGCAGCAAGGCCCACATTTCCGCTCCCATGGGCATGCCGCTGTAGACATTGTTGGGCAGCATGCGGATCTGACCGATGATGTGCCACTCTTTGGGAACCAGCAGGTGATATTCCAGAACGTCGTATTCGTACGGTGGCAAAATCGATACGCCTACAATGAAAAGGCACAGCGGAGCCGCTGCCAATAGCCACCACCAAGATTCCCCCTCAGGCTGCTTCGTCTCGGCCTCTTCCGCATCAGCTTCGCTCTCGCGTGGTGCGAAGAGTTGCTTCTTCCAAGCCGAGCCGAGCGTGACGAATAAAATGGCCAGCGAAAGGACGATCGACAGCGGTCGATGCAGTAGGCCACACATCCCCAGCACTGCGGTAGACCACGAGAGTACTGTCAGTCCGATCGCCAGCCGCAGCACGATGCCGTCGACGCGACCAAAGAAATCGAGCAGTTTCAAGCGAGCTAAAAGAAACTCACCCAGGGCATAGCTGAACAGCAGCATGACCCCCGCAATGAGTGTTACCCCGAGTCGATCGAGCAGGCCCAGCGGCATATCACCCCCGCCAAACCAGAAGCTGATGGTCTCTGGCAGCAGTAGTAGGCCTGTCTGCACCAGTGTGCCCCGGGTGGGCAGAAAGGGCGTTTCCCCCGGTGGTGGTGCCGGCCAAGGCATGGGGACGGAAAAATACCATAGGGCATAGACTACCGCACCCACGACGAATATCCACACGCATAGCGGGGCTTCCCACGGGGAGGAAGCGTCCTGAGACGGGCGTTCAGTGCGTTTTTTGCGAGACACCGGGCGATTAGCTTTGATGGGCTGACGTGGCCGGTCCGGCCAACTATGCTAAGCTTCTTGAATCAGTATTTACCTGCACCAAGCATGGCCCGTAAATTCTAACGGGTTTCCTGCCCCCTCGCCTAACCCCCGTGCTGCTCGGATTGAATTCATGGCCGCTTCCTCAACGCGACTTTCCGGAATCTTTACCCCCAATATTGTTCCGCTGGATGCCCATGGCGACATTCACGAGGCTGAACTGCGACGATACGTCGACTGGCTGATCGAAAAAGGGGTTCACGGCCTCTATCCCAACGGCTCGACAGGGGAGTTCTTGCGATTCACGGTGGAGGAACGTCGCCGGATTATCGCCATCATCGCCGATCAAACCCGGGGACGTGTGCCGATTCTGGCGGGTGCCGCCGAGGCGAACGTCAAGGAAACGCTCAAAGCGTGCGAAGCCTACCACGAGATGGGTTGCCGGGCGGTGGCGATTGTTTCGCCGTTTTACTACAAGCTGAGCCCCTCGGCCGTTTATGCCTACTTCAAGGAAATCGGCGACAATACACCCATCGATGTCACCCTGTACAACATTCCGATGTTTGCCTCGCCGATCGACGTGCCAACTGTCCGCCGCCTGGCCGAAGAGTGCCCGCGGATTGTGGCGATTAAAGACTCGTCCGGCGACCTGCCGCACATGATGCGGATGATCTCGGCCGTTCGACCTGTGCGACCCGACTTCAGTTTTATGACCGGTTGGGACGCGGCCCTGATGCCGATGCTATTGATCGGCTGTGACGGCGGTACGAATGCCACCAGTGGCGTAGTGCCGGAAATCACGCGTCGGTTGTACGACCTGACACTGCTGGGCCGAATCGATGAAGCTCGCGACCTGCAGTATCGGTTGCTGACGCTGTTCGATGCGATGATCCAGAACTGCGAGTTCCCCGAAGGCTTCCGTGCCGCACTCGCCCTCCGCGGCTTCAAGCCAGGCAGCGGCCGCCAACCCCAATCGGCCAGCCAAAAGCTGGAAGTGGAAATCCTGCGGAAAGAACTGCAGTGCCTCCTTTCGGCCGAAGGGTTCGTGAACGAGCCGGTTGGCGGCTGCCCGGCAGGACAGCAGGCATCGACCAATCCCGACGATGTCGCACGCATTGTTGCGGGAGTCGTCGAAGAACTGCGACGTCTGGGCCTGGCCACTTAATTCAGCGGTAAATCTGCGTGTTCTTTCTGAAAACGGAACACTGAAAACTTCACGCTACTTACAAAAAAGGGCGTCTCGAAACCGAGACGCCCTTAGCCCTCCTGGGAATTGGATCGTTAGGGAAGCACGTATCGGAAGCTGTTACGGATCGGCTGCCCTTCGGTGTAAACCTTCGGTTGGCCGAGCAGGCCGCGTCCGACGTACGAGTTGTTGTTCATCGGGATGATCGGCAGCACGGGGCGGAATGCGGTGCGATCGACCGGGTAAACGGTGGCGTTAGGAACCGGGACGGTGCCAGTGACAACGGGGGCCGCAATGACCGGCGGGTTGTCGTAGGCGATCGTCGTGACGGGGCGATTCACAACCACCGGGCTTCCAACCGTCGTTACTGGAGCCGGATAGGTGATGGGGGAGTTGTACTGAACTCGCTGCACGCCGTTGTTTATCGAGTGCCATGGGTTCGGGTTCACAGGCTCGACGTAGTAAGAAGTTTGCGTCTCGTAGGCGGGATACTCGACGCGGCGAACTTCCTGCTGCTGGATTGGCTGTGGGTTGTCATAAATGACGGTCCGCGGCTTGCCAGAGTACTGCACGATGGTCTCTTGCGATTGGGTTTCCACAACCGTCCGCGAGGGAGTTTCCACTGGTTGCCCCACGTACGTCCGCAGTACCGTTTCCCCCTGGTTGATCGGCGTGATGGCGGAGGCACGCTGCACGGTGTTCGAGGGGGAGGCCGTTCCGTTCGAGGACGACAGCTCAATCGCCCCCGGTTCTTTCAGGTCACCTGGGGCCGCCATACGAGTCATGGGGCGGTCTTCGTTGTAGGTGGCGTCGACCCATTTGATTGTCGGTTCATCCTGGGCATAAAGCAGGGCAGGGGCCGCAAACATAACGCAGGCGGCAAGCGTGGTCGTCCTGAACATGGGAACCTTCTTTCTTCTCACAGGGTCATTTGGGGAACGCTCTTTCATATTGCAACCGCTATGCCGAGAAGGCAAATAATTCGCTACCAGGCCCTGACAGCATCCCCAGCCGTCAATGCCAGCAAGACCGCGCAAGTCGAACATGTGGAATTGGTTGCAAACGATACCGCGTGGCTAAAAACGAGTGGAAATGGTGATTTGCCAGCGTGAGGCCACTCTGCACAAGACTAGCGTTGTTGTAAGTGTTACAACGTCGTTCGCAGGTTTGTACCGAGTAACTGACGGACAGCCACTCACTCGTTGGTTCTACTCCGGCCAAGCACGGTTAGGTATCCGCTTCGATTTCCGCCGCGAGTGCTTCCGGATTTTTGCCCAAGAAGAATAGCGTTCCGATCATCGCCCCGATACCCAAAACGTGGCACACATAGACCGGCACGCCATACGCGACGGGAACGGTCCCCAGGATGATCGATAGCACGGCCCCCAGAAACGCATAGGGCATTTGCGTACGAACATGGGCCATATGATCGCAGCCGCAACTTTGCGACGACAGAATTGTCGTATCGGAAATAGGGGAGCAATGATCGCCGAAGATCGCCCCTGCCAATACGCTGCCGACGACCGAAAGCAGGACCGGATCGGCTATGTCTAAGGTTTCTCCGTTTCCGGTCAACATGCCGGCCGACAGGGAGACAGAAAGGGGCACGAGTATCCCCATCGTGCCCCAGCTGGTACCGGTCGAAAATGCCACGGCTGCCGCCAATACAAAGACGGTCGTGGGAAGCATTTCGATCGGTAAATTAGTTTCCAATAGTTGCTTCAAATATCCGGCCGTGTTTAGCCCGTTGAGGGTCATCACACCGGTATCTTCGTCGAAAGTCGGAGGCTCAGTCTGGGCTGCCAGCGAGGCCGCCAGCCACAGGATCAACAAGGCCGGAAGCATCGCGCGGAAGCCCTTCAGGATCGCCCGTCCCATTTGGCCAGTGGAAAGTAGTCGCTGAGGTGCAATGAGCAGGATCGCCACGGCCAGGCTCACTGCTGAGCCGTAGAGAAGTGCTTTGTAAGAATTACCCTCGCCAATGATTTGCAACAGCGAAGGTTCGGCTGCTTCACTGGCCGATGCCTGGTAGCCGGTCCAATACAGAATCGCCACCACGGCGGACAGCATGGTACCCACCGGTATCGCTGCATTGAGCCAGCTCGAACTTTCCGGCAATAGTCCTTCCTCTTCGGATGGCGAGCTGGCAGCCGGACCTTGGCTGAGCATGGTTACTTCGGCCTTGAGCATGGGGCCAAAGTCGCGGCGAGTCATCGCGACCAGCGGAACCAAGAGCAGCGCCCACCACGAGTAAAAGCGATACGGGATGCTTTCGACGAACAACAGGAACGCATCGGGTTTTTCGGGGCCGGCAATTTGGTTGATCCCTTCTTCGATGAAGCTGATTTCCGTTGCGACCCATGTCGAAATCAACGCCAGGCCAGCGACCGGTGCGGCGGTCGAATCGACGATGTAGGCGAGCTTTTCGCGGGAGATTCTCAGGCGATCGGTCACTTCTTTTAGTGTTCCACCCAAGAGAAGCATGTTGGCGTAGTCGTCGAAGAAGATCGCCAGTCCCATGACCCAGCCGGTGACCTGACCTTTAAGCCGTGTATCCGCGAAGCGAACGATCAAGTTCACCAGGCCACGCATGCCGCCGGACGCGGACACAACGCCAATCATCCCGCCGGTCAGAAGGGTGAAGAGATAGACCTGAACTTTATCCCAGTCGGTGGCTTTTACCCACAGATAGTCGGCACATGCCGACCACAGCCCAGTGATAGGATTTCCGTTTTGTAGGATGATGGCCCCTGCGAGGATGCCCACCAGCAATGAAAGAAGTGTTCGCCGCGTAAGAATCGCCAGGGCAATCGCAACCAACGGAGGAACCAGGCTCAACCATCCGAAAGGGTGCGGATCCATCCGTTACTCACTCTCGCAATTGATTTTCGGCGACAAGGGAATTTCCAAAACGATCCGAGCCCCTGGGCCATACGCCGTATCGACATAGGTATCGCCCCCGTGGGACTGAGCGATCGTCCAGCATTTGGTGAGCCCAAAACCCAAGCCACGGCCAGCTTCGCGCCCGCTATGAAAGGGATCGAATATAATCTCTGCCTGTTCGTCTGGAATGCCAGGGCCGTCATCCTGGACGGCGATCGTTGCGACGTCGTCTTCGGTGGCCAGCGTAACCTCGATCTTCCCGCCGGTCTTGAGTGCTTCCAGGGCATTGCGCACCAGCGCACCAATTGCCAGCAAGATTAAGTTGGCATCGGCGGTCAGGCGGATCTCACTCTTGGTCGGAACGAGTGTCAACTGCGTCTCTTGCAATTTCGCTTGAGGAAGCATCTGACTGATCGCACTAGAAGCGATCTCGCCCAGCAGGCATTCGCTAAGCTGCGGCTGCGGCGGTCGGGCAAACAGCATCAAGTCGGCGATCATCTCGTGCCCACGCATGGCTTGGGCATAGATGGTGGCCAGTTCATGCCGACGATCCGGATCGGTTTCGCCGACTAGAAGGGCCTGGGCGCGACTGGCAATGTTGGCCAACGGGTTATTGATCTCGTGACTGGCCCCGTAGGCGAGACGCTTCAGGCTTTTCAGTTTCTCGTTGCGTAGGTCACGTTCCGATTCGATCGAGTCGGCCATAGGAGGAGATCATATCATCCCGTGAGGTGCGAGCTGTGAGACGCTTCGCACCGAGGTCGCATTTCTGGTGCGATTCGCCACGCTCCTCGCACCTTACGGAATTCCTGGAGCTTAGGAATTCACCGATTCCATATCCAGCATGTTGCAGGCCTTGTCGACCAATGCTTCGACCGAGAACGGCTTCTGCATGAATTCGTTGGCACCACAGGCCATCAGGTCGGCGACCTTGTCTTGTTCGATCATGCCAGAGATGCACAGGATTTTGACGTCTTCCATCGTCTTGTCCATGCGAACGCGTTGGCAGACTTCCTTGCCGTTGATATCCGGGAGCATGATGTCCAGCACGACGATGTCAGGGTGGAATTCCTTGACCAGCATACCGGCGTCGAAGCCGTTGTTGGCGGTACGCAGTTCGAAGCGGCCGTCGCGTTCAAATGCATCGACCAGCAGTTCGACCAGATCGACGTCGTCGTCGACGATCAGGGCCTTACGCTTGCCACTTTCCAGAGCGTCGGTAGGGATGCCGTTTTCACGCATGAAGTTGTAAAGCTGATCACGCGGGATGCGACGGAACCGGCTGCCTGGGACGCGAAATCCTTTCAATTGCCCCGAGTCGAAGCAACGAATAATGGTCTGTTGACTGACCTTGCAGATCTTCGCTGCTTCACCGGTGGTAAAGACTGTTTTCATGTGCTGTCATCCTATCCCTAGCGTGTTTGGCTACCAATGCGATAAGTGAGTTTGGAGGCCGCCACGTTGTCCTGAGCATCCTCGCGCTCCGCGCATCCGTGTCAAACGAGTACATCCCGTTTAAAACTCTGATTTTCTGGAAGGTGTGTAATCGTTGCACCCCACGATAAATGAGTATTTCCGCTCTTCATCCGGATATACCCTGTTTACCGAATTTGCCAGATGCCGGAATTATACTGTCCTAAATTGCCACGTCAAGATTGATGTCGATGGCGCAAGTTTAGACACGACAACAGTTTGTGACACAAAGTGAAACCCTGGCCAATATTTTGCCTAATCACAATCCAAAAGCTTTCAAGGGCAAGCATTCCGGAATTTGGAGACTTTTTGACGGCTTGCTAGTGATAGCAACCCTATCAGTATCCCCAAGTTAGGAGGATTTCGCACCCATCCGACCATCCAGATAAACCAGTAGCAAAGCGATGTCGGAAGGGGTGATTCCGCTGATTCGCTCGGCCTGAGCAACTGAGGTAGGGCGGATCTGGCTGAGCTTCTCGCGAGCTTCGGTTCGCATTTGGGTAAGTCGCGTAAAATCGAAAGACTCGGGGATTCGCTTGTGAGAAAGCCGCTTTTGTCGCTCGACCTCGACTTGCTGGCGAGCGATGTACCCTTCATAGCGAATGTCGTACGTGACCTGCAGAGCCGCTTCGTCCGTGGTTTCTTTGAGCGATGGTGCTAGCTCGCAGACCTGTTCCCACGACGAATCGTTGCGTTTCAGAATGTGAGACAGAAGCGTTCCTTCGTGCCGCGTGCTGCCCAGAACGTCCATAGCGGTATCGATTTGTTGCAGCTTTCGATGGAATGCTTCCCACCGGGCAGGCGGGATCAGACCGCGATCATGGGCCAGCGGTGTCAGGCGACGATCGGCGTTGTCTTGCCGGAGCATCAAGCGGTGCTCGGCCCGGCTGGTAAACATTCGGTATGGTTCGTCGACGCCGCAGGTAACCAGGTCGTCGATCAGCACACCGATATAGGCCTGTTCGCGCCCCAGGACCAACGGTTCTTCGCCACGTCCTTCCAGTGCCGCGTTGATCCCGGCCATCAATCCTTGCGCGGCAGCTTCTTCATAGCCGGTGGTTCCATTGATCTGGCCAGCGAAATAGAGCCCTCTCACTTCTTTCGTTTGCAGCGAAGGCCACAACTGATCGGGCGGGCAGAAATCGTACTCCACTGCATAGCCATAACGCATGATTTGTGCGTTCTCGAGCCCTGGGATCAGCTTGAACATCTCGTCCTGGACATCGCGCGGCAGGCTGGTCGAGATTCCGTTCACGTAGACTTCGCGCGAGTTAAATCCTTCTGGCTCCAGGAAGAGCTGATGCCGGTCTTTATCGGCGAAGCGGACGACCTTGTCTTCGATGCTGGGGCAATAACGTGGGCCACGCGAATCGATCTGTCCGCTATACATTGGGGCACGGCTTAGATTGGCCCGAATCAGGTCATGCACCTTTTCGTTGGTATAGGTGATATGACACGGCATTTGCTCGAGATCGAGCCTTTCGGTCAGGTACGAAAAAGCCTGGGGATCGTCGTCGCCGGGTTGAAGTTCTGTCTGGGTGAAGTCGATCGAATTGTAATTCAGTCGAGCAGGCGTGCCGGTCTTGAAGCGATCGAGCCGAAAGCCAAGCCGGTTCAGGGCGCTGCTGATGCCGCTGGAAGTTCCCTCGCCCCCGCGACCACCTGGGGTTTTCGTTTCGCCGGTGTGCATGATCGCAGACAGAAACGTGCCGGTAGTCAGCACGACACATGGTGCTGCGTAGATGGCTCCGCCATGCACGCTGACGCCGATGATACGCTGGCTGCCATCGATTTCTTCAGTCAGCAGATCACTGACGATCTCTTGCCGCAGGTCGAGATTTGCTTGATCCTCAACCGCTAGTTTGACCCAAAACTGGTAGGCTTTCTTGTCCGCTTGAGCCCGCGGACTGTGCATCGCAGGACCCTTGCGGCGATTCAATAGCCGGAACTGAATACCGGTGGCGTCGATCGCTTGCCCCATGATGCCACCCATGGCATCGATTTCGCGCACGATCTGCCCCTTGGCGATCCCGCCAATCGCCGGGTTACAGCTCATCTGGGCAACCGTGTCGAGATTGGTCGTCAGCAGTGCCGTTTT
Above is a window of Blastopirellula marina DNA encoding:
- a CDS encoding Na+/H+ antiporter NhaC family protein, with protein sequence MDPHPFGWLSLVPPLVAIALAILTRRTLLSLLVGILAGAIILQNGNPITGLWSACADYLWVKATDWDKVQVYLFTLLTGGMIGVVSASGGMRGLVNLIVRFADTRLKGQVTGWVMGLAIFFDDYANMLLLGGTLKEVTDRLRISREKLAYIVDSTAAPVAGLALISTWVATEISFIEEGINQIAGPEKPDAFLLFVESIPYRFYSWWALLLVPLVAMTRRDFGPMLKAEVTMLSQGPAASSPSEEEGLLPESSSWLNAAIPVGTMLSAVVAILYWTGYQASASEAAEPSLLQIIGEGNSYKALLYGSAVSLAVAILLIAPQRLLSTGQMGRAILKGFRAMLPALLILWLAASLAAQTEPPTFDEDTGVMTLNGLNTAGYLKQLLETNLPIEMLPTTVFVLAAAVAFSTGTSWGTMGILVPLSVSLSAGMLTGNGETLDIADPVLLSVVGSVLAGAIFGDHCSPISDTTILSSQSCGCDHMAHVRTQMPYAFLGAVLSIILGTVPVAYGVPVYVCHVLGIGAMIGTLFFLGKNPEALAAEIEADT
- a CDS encoding sensor histidine kinase; translation: MADSIESERDLRNEKLKSLKRLAYGASHEINNPLANIASRAQALLVGETDPDRRHELATIYAQAMRGHEMIADLMLFARPPQPQLSECLLGEIASSAISQMLPQAKLQETQLTLVPTKSEIRLTADANLILLAIGALVRNALEALKTGGKIEVTLATEDDVATIAVQDDGPGIPDEQAEIIFDPFHSGREAGRGLGFGLTKCWTIAQSHGGDTYVDTAYGPGARIVLEIPLSPKINCESE
- a CDS encoding response regulator, with protein sequence MKTVFTTGEAAKICKVSQQTIIRCFDSGQLKGFRVPGSRFRRIPRDQLYNFMRENGIPTDALESGKRKALIVDDDVDLVELLVDAFERDGRFELRTANNGFDAGMLVKEFHPDIVVLDIMLPDINGKEVCQRVRMDKTMEDVKILCISGMIEQDKVADLMACGANEFMQKPFSVEALVDKACNMLDMESVNS
- the mnmG gene encoding tRNA uridine-5-carboxymethylaminomethyl(34) synthesis enzyme MnmG, with product MSESRYQYDVIVVGAGHAGTEAAMAAARLGAKTALLTTNLDTVAQMSCNPAIGGIAKGQIVREIDAMGGIMGQAIDATGIQFRLLNRRKGPAMHSPRAQADKKAYQFWVKLAVEDQANLDLRQEIVSDLLTEEIDGSQRIIGVSVHGGAIYAAPCVVLTTGTFLSAIMHTGETKTPGGRGGEGTSSGISSALNRLGFRLDRFKTGTPARLNYNSIDFTQTELQPGDDDPQAFSYLTERLDLEQMPCHITYTNEKVHDLIRANLSRAPMYSGQIDSRGPRYCPSIEDKVVRFADKDRHQLFLEPEGFNSREVYVNGISTSLPRDVQDEMFKLIPGLENAQIMRYGYAVEYDFCPPDQLWPSLQTKEVRGLYFAGQINGTTGYEEAAAQGLMAGINAALEGRGEEPLVLGREQAYIGVLIDDLVTCGVDEPYRMFTSRAEHRLMLRQDNADRRLTPLAHDRGLIPPARWEAFHRKLQQIDTAMDVLGSTRHEGTLLSHILKRNDSSWEQVCELAPSLKETTDEAALQVTYDIRYEGYIARQQVEVERQKRLSHKRIPESFDFTRLTQMRTEAREKLSQIRPTSVAQAERISGITPSDIALLLVYLDGRMGAKSS